The DNA window TTGCCCGTGCGTGCGGGAAAGCATGGGAATTTTGGCGTATTTGATGGATAAATTGCCTAGTACATCAATGAGTTGTCCTAATAAAGGTTCAATCACCTGTTTCCGTGCATCGCGTAACATCAGCGCGTAGGAAAGATTATTGATGTCTTCAGAGGTACAAGCAAAATGAATAAATTCATTAATCGCCATCAATTCTGGTATTGGTGCAATTTTTTCTTTTAAAAAATATTCAACCGCTTTGACATCGTGGTTGGTTTTGCTTTCGATGTCTTTAACCTTTTGCGCTTCCGCAGGACTTAAGTTAGCGACTAAATTATCTAAAAAAGTTTTTGCCGATTCGCTTAAAGCGGGTACTTCGGTAATTTCTGGCACACTGGCTAAATATTGTAACCAACGGACTTCGACTTGTACGCGGTAACGAATCAACCCAAATTCGCTAAAAATTGGTTGTAAAGCAAGTGTTTTGTGATGATAACGCCCATCAACTGGCGATATAGCAGTGAGCGGAGTCAACTCCATGGAAAGACCTATCTAACGTTAAAAGGGTGAAAGATGAAAAATAATAAAAAAAGCAATTAGTTTTGAAAATTTGAATTGTCTAAAATGGTGATAATTTTTTGTAATCCTGATAAAAATATATTAAAGCTAGTGGATTGATTAGTATTGGGTTCTATAGATAAATAAGCCCCTATCGCACGCGAACCAGAAACTTTTTGATAAAGACCGTCGGTTAATTTTGTAAGTTCTTCAGCTGCATTTGCTAATTTATCGGGATTGCGATATTTACGGTTATCTTGTTTTTTGGAAAGGTTTTTTATATTCAGTCCTTTTTCTACGGCACTTAAATCGCCTAAGTACCAACTTTCTAGTTCATGACAAGCAATTCTAATTAAAACATTGGGTTTATCTGCCGTTTTTAAGACTAAATGTTGTTTTATTGTATAGCAATCACCGCTGTCTTGGTCGCGTAAAATAATAAAATAGTCAACGGGACAATGCCAATTTTTGATTTTACGGGCAATATTCTTTTCTAAGTCTTGTTTGCCCTCGAAAACAATAAATTGATAGTGAAAATCTTTTGTGGGCAATAAACGCGGTAATAATAACTGTAACATTTCTCTGGCTGAGGGTTCTTCTAAGAAAAAGACTAATAACTTCATTGTGGGTCTATCCCATCAAAAAATCCCTGTTTCCATAAATATCCTAATTGATCACCTTCTTCTACAAAGCAACGTAATTGTTGATTATCTTTAGCCCGCTTTATCTGTGTATAGCCATTCTGTTTAACCAGCCAAAAAACTTCTTCTAATTTCAATGCATTTAAAAAATCAGGGGAGTGTGTGGAGACAAAGACTTGACCTTCTCTCGGTGGATTTGAATAAGCTCGAAATTCTTCCGCTAACTCCCATAATAGTTTGACATACAATTGATTTTCTGGCTCTTCTACACAAAGTAAGGGGTATGGCTTTGGGTCATATAATAACAAGAGATAAGCAAACATTTTAATAGTACCATCAGACACATATCTATCAATAAAAGGGTCTTGAAAAGCACCATCTTGGAAGCTGAGTAATAATTTACCATCAGGGGAGCGTATGGTTTTTATATCGGAAATACCTTGAACACGTTGCTTCATAATCGTAATGATTTTTTGAAATAATGCTGGATGATTTTCTAAAATATAATCAGTAACTTGTTGTAAGTTATCTCCTGTTACAGAAAGATGTTCATGATAATCTGCATCTTTGCTACCACGGGCTAAATTAATAT is part of the Beggiatoa alba B18LD genome and encodes:
- a CDS encoding DUF4276 family protein, producing the protein MKLLVFFLEEPSAREMLQLLLPRLLPTKDFHYQFIVFEGKQDLEKNIARKIKNWHCPVDYFIILRDQDSGDCYTIKQHLVLKTADKPNVLIRIACHELESWYLGDLSAVEKGLNIKNLSKKQDNRKYRNPDKLANAAEELTKLTDGLYQKVSGSRAIGAYLSIEPNTNQSTSFNIFLSGLQKIITILDNSNFQN
- a CDS encoding AAA family ATPase codes for the protein MRIESIRLKNFKVFQNFEVKNLPAYCVLVGANGTGKSTLFDVFGFLKDCLINNIKYALQKRGGFDEVLSRNAEDKIIEIEIQFRLKIINTERLVTYLLRIAKNNNQPIIEREVLRYKRGVYGSPFHFLDFQQGKGYAITNEQDFNQADTALTREEETLDPTTLAIKGLGQFQRFKAAYAFRQLLENWHISDFHINLARGSKDADYHEHLSVTGDNLQQVTDYILENHPALFQKIITIMKQRVQGISDIKTIRSPDGKLLLSFQDGAFQDPFIDRYVSDGTIKMFAYLLLLYDPKPYPLLCVEEPENQLYVKLLWELAEEFRAYSNPPREGQVFVSTHSPDFLNALKLEEVFWLVKQNGYTQIKRAKDNQQLRCFVEEGDQLGYLWKQGFFDGIDPQ